One Acidimicrobiales bacterium genomic window, CCTGGCGGAAGCCTGCCCGGCGGGCCCTGTCCCCTGCCCCACGCGATCCCGCTCGGGGTGGACGCTGGCGTCATGCTGACAATGACCTCCTTGGTGGGACCCAGGGACTTGAGCACGTCGACCAGCGAGGAGTTGTTGGTGAGGGACTGCACACTCTCGGGGTCCACCGGGTATTGACTTACCGCCGCCACCTTTCCCTTGGCGTAGCCGTAGGCGCCGCCCAATCCGGCGATGTCCACCTGGACCTCAGTTCCTCGGGAAAGCCCGTTCGCGGTCTGATCGGACACATAGCTGTAGACCACGAGGGGCCGGTCTGTGGGCTGGACCAGGCCAAGGACCTGGCCGGCGCCCTCAAAGGTCCCCGAGAGGGGATACGAGGTGACTACCACCCCGGTCAGCGGCGAGGACACCGGGTAGCTCGGCGGAGGCCCTGGAGTTCCCTGAGCCACCGGTGGGGTCACCGTTGCGAGAACCTGGCCCTCCGACACTTGGGCCCCCACGGTCAGGGCCGGGGAAGCTGTCACGGTTCCTGCTATCGGCGTGCTTGCCGGGTGGAGTCCTCCGACGGGAAGGTAGATACCCGCGCCTGACAGCGTGGTCGGAACGGTGGCGATCACGGCCCAGGCCACCGCCGCGGCGACCACGAGCAGGAGGGCGACGAGCGCCACCCACTGCAGGGGCAGTGCCGCCCGGACCACCCGGTCGAGCTGTTCGGGCGACGAGACGCGCTCGAGGGCCTTTCGCCGGAAAAGGGCCGTGCTCACAACGACCTGGCGGACACGAACATGCCCTCTCGCAACGTGATCCCCCCCTTTTTCGGAGCCTCGCCACTCCGCACCAGTAACGATAGCGAGCCTTCGGCCTCCGCGCCGAGGGTACCTGTAGGAGCAAGTCGCAGTCGGCGGTCAGCCCCGAAAGGAGTAGACCCGGGTGGCAGTCACAAGGACGGCTGCCCAGCGTTCCTCTCGCATCACTCGGTCCCAGGTGTCCCAGTCGTCGTGGGGTCCACCGAAGGACGTGTAGATCTCACCACGCAGCAGTCTGAGGCGCTCCTCGTCCACTCCGGGGTGCGGGTCGTCGGGCCCGATCAGCTGGGCCACGCCTTCGACTGTGATCCATCGCCACCCCGCTCGCACGACGACCGCAATCGTGGGGTCGGCGCGCAGAAGGTCGAGCTTGCGACTCCCACCTGCGGACACGAACGCCACCACGCGGGTGTCCTCGAGAGGATGGGGCACAACGCCGGCATTTACCACGGTGGCCTGGGGGGTGTGATCGGCGCGGCAGGTTACGACGACGCTGAGGCCGTGGTCGAGGGCGACGAGCCTTTCGAACGGCGTGAGGTCGATCATTGTCCGTCTCCTTACGGCGGCCGGGGACGACGCTGCCTCTGACCGGAAAGCATGCCAACTCCTACGCCACTCAATGTCGTCGCCGGTTGTCCGGGCTAATGGTCAGGGTGGCAGGCCTGACGGCGCGAGCACTTCGGCTGGCGCAGAACTGCACATAGCAGCTGGACGGGGGTGGGCTCGAGCACGGATTTCAAGAGGTTCCACACCGCCTGTGCTCGGTTTAGTGGACATCGGCACGGGCATTTGAGTATTGTTGTCTTGTCGCAGTCTATGGCGGCCTTACGAAAGGGGGGGGCTGTGGCGGATAACGCTCGCGTGGAGCTCGTACGCAATCTCGGGGCGGTGTACAACGACGCCTGGGAGAACGAGGCGCTCATGAACCGGTTGGTCTCAGAGCCTCGCACGGTCCTGGCCGAGCATGGCATAGAACTGCCAGCGACGGTCACGGTTGAGGCCAAGGTCGTGGCGGATATAGGGGATGCAGAGCTCTCGCTCGATGAGTGGGACCGCATGGTCGACAGGGGGTCGGTCGTGCTCAAGACGACGGCGTCACGACCCGACGGTGCAACCACCACTGAGCTCTCCGAGGAGCAGCTGGAGGGAGTCGCCGGCGGAGGGGGGGACCTAAGCAGCTGCTGGTTCCTCTGCGGCCTGTAGACGTGGTTGAGAACGCTCGTGTAGATCTCGTGCGCAACCTAGGGGCGGTCTTCAACGACGTCTGGGAGGACGAGGCGATCAGGGGTCGGTTGATCGCAGAGCCCCGCACCGTCCTGGCCGAGCACGGGATCGAGCTGCCGGCAACGGTCAAGGTAGAGGCCGAGCTCGTTGACGCTGTGCCCGATGCTCAGCGGAGGACGCTCGATGACTTCGTGGCCGCGTGGGACCGCATGGTCGAGAAGGGATCTGTCGAGGTCAAGGTGACGGCGTCTCGACCCGCCGGTGTTACGACCACAGAGCTCTCTGATCAGCAGCTTGAGGGAGTTGCCGGCGGAAATATAAACCCCGTCGGCATCTTCGGGGCGATGTTTTGCTTCATTGTTCCATGATCCGCCCGCTGGTCAGCGAGGTACGACAGGCTCCCGTGGACGAGAAGAGCAGGATTTGACGAGCGTTAGCTGCTCCCTGTTCGGGTGCCGTCGTATTTGACGAGCTGACCCGGCCGATGCGAAAGACCCGCCCAGTAGATGGTTGTGGATCCTCACGGCGCGCTCAGGCTACGCGCTGATCTGCAACTGGGACGGGTCGAGCCCGGGCGAGTAGAGCTCGCCGGAGAGGGCCGGACTGTCGTCGTGCAGGGCGACGCGGCCTCGGCGGTTCTACCCCTGCTGGACGGCAGCCGCACCCTGGAGCAGGTCGCCATGGAGCTCTCCGGGCAACTGTCGTTGACCGAGGTGGTGGCGGTCGTCGGCGACCTCGAGCGTCGGCGCTACGTCGTGGACGAGCCCCTGGATGGCGACCGGCAGGTGGCGGCCTTCTGGGAGCCGATGGGGTTGGGCGCAGCCGAGGCGGCCGACCGCCTGTCCCGGACCACGGTCGAGGTCGTGGCCGTGGGCGCCGTCGACGTCCAGCCATTGGTCGATGCCCTGGAGGAGCTGGGGGTACGAGTCGTGGCGAGCGATCAGGCTTCGGTGGTCTGCGTGTTGGCCGAGGACTACCTCTGCGATGAGCTCGACGGGATCAACAAGGCCATGCTCGGTGCTGGCAGGCCGTGGCTGCTGGCCCGCCCGCTCGGCGTCGAGCTGTGGCTCGGCCCGCTGCTGGAGCCCGGCGCCACGGGCTGCTGGGCCTGTCTGGCCCGAGCCCTGTCGGCTGGGGATCCCGCTGCCAGCCGTCCACCATTGTCGCTCGGCAAGTCGCCCGGTGCCCAGCGGGCACTGGCTGGGCTGGTGGCAACCAAGGTGGCCGAGGTCATGGTCGGCGGCACGATCGAGGCCCTGAGAGGCCGGCTCGTGACCATTGACTCGGCGACGCTTTGCTCCGAGACGCACCTCCTCGTGCGCTACCCCGACTGCCCGGCCTGCGGGGTGGCCACCCCGAGGCCGGCCCAGGGGCCGCTGGTGCTGCAGCCGACGCCCAAGGCGACCCGCGAGGGAGGGGGTCATCGGGCCCGGTCGCTCGCCGAGACTCTGGCCAGCCTCGAG contains:
- a CDS encoding pyridoxamine 5'-phosphate oxidase family protein; amino-acid sequence: MIDLTPFERLVALDHGLSVVVTCRADHTPQATVVNAGVVPHPLEDTRVVAFVSAGGSRKLDLLRADPTIAVVVRAGWRWITVEGVAQLIGPDDPHPGVDEERLRLLRGEIYTSFGGPHDDWDTWDRVMREERWAAVLVTATRVYSFRG
- a CDS encoding TOMM precursor leader peptide-binding protein, whose translation is MVVDPHGALRLRADLQLGRVEPGRVELAGEGRTVVVQGDAASAVLPLLDGSRTLEQVAMELSGQLSLTEVVAVVGDLERRRYVVDEPLDGDRQVAAFWEPMGLGAAEAADRLSRTTVEVVAVGAVDVQPLVDALEELGVRVVASDQASVVCVLAEDYLCDELDGINKAMLGAGRPWLLARPLGVELWLGPLLEPGATGCWACLARALSAGDPAASRPPLSLGKSPGAQRALAGLVATKVAEVMVGGTIEALRGRLVTIDSATLCSETHLLVRYPDCPACGVATPRPAQGPLVLQPTPKATREGGGHRARSLAETLASLEQQVSRRLGVVRDLKPAVGPEDAALHVWTAGLRFP